CGGCATACATAAACCAGAATACTATAAACAATTATGGGATACGATCACATCCGGTAAAGTATGGAGAGGAGAATTTTATAACAAGAAAAAGAATGGTGAATTCTACTGGGAAAGCGCATCTATATCACCACTCACTAATGAAAAAGGAGTTATCACTCATTTCATCGCAGTAAAGGAAGACATCTCCGAGCGAAAGAAGTCCGAAGAAACCATCTTAAAAATGGCATATCATGACCAACTTACCGGACTTCCGAACAGGGTCCTTCTCATTGATCGTCTTAACCATTTGCTGGCCCAGGGAAGAAGAAGTAAAAGGCTTGCAGCAATCCTTTTCCTTGATCTTGATAACTTTAAGCATATCAATGACTCATTTGGACATGCTGAAGGTGACAATCTGCTCAAAGAGGTATCTGAAAGATTGAATAAGCATACACGCTCCTGTGATACACTGGCCCGGCATGGTGGGGACGAATTTATAATTCTCATAGATGATCTTAAAAAGGTTGACAATATTACTCAGGTAGTCGAACGTATATTTTCAGAATTTAATAAACCTTTCGTTCTGAACGGGCAAGTTTGCTTTGTCACAACAAGTATTGGTATCAGTATATATCCCGACGACGGAGAGGATGTCAGTACACTTCTTAAGAACGCCGACATCGCGATGTACAGGGCAAAGGAAGAAGGTAAAAACACCTACCAGCTTTATGAGCCAGCTATGACCGAGAGAACAATTGAGATTGTAAAAATGAAGAGCATGCTCCATATGGCTATTGAAAACAGAGAGTTTATTCTGCACTACCAACCACAAGTTAATATTTCCACTGGTAATATTATTGGTCTCGAGGCCCTTGTTCGTTGGCAGAATCCGGAAAGAGGGCTGATTTCTCCAGGTAATTTCATACCACTGGCTGAGGATACCGGACTTATTGTGCCTATAGGCGAATGGGTATTACATTCAGCTTGTGTACAGAACAAATTCTGGCAAGATAAATGTCTTAAGCCAGTCAAAGTGGCTGTAAACCTATCTATACGCCAGCTGGTGCAAAAAGATTTTGTAGGTACGGTAAAGAGGATACTAAAGGATACCAGACTGGACCCGGGATATCTGGAACTTGAGGTGACCGAAAGCGCAGTGATGGAAGACATAGAGTCCAACATAGAGATACTGCATGAATTAAAGTCTCTTGGAATAAGAATATCAATTGACGATTTTGGCACAGGTTATTCCTCTTTTGAATATCTCAAACGGATGCCTATTGATATGCTGAAGATAGGTATGCCGTTTGTGCGTGATATTATTAACAACCCTGATGATGCGGCTATTGCTACATCTATCATTCAGGTGGCTCATATCATGAATTTGGAAGTAATGGCTGAGGGTGTTGAAACGATAGAGCAGTTCAGGTTACTCGGCACTTTACTGTGTGACAATGTTCAGGGTTTTCTGGTGTCAAAACCACTACCCTCTTCCAAAGGAATCGAAGAGTTTTTGATAAAAGAATGGCGATTTTTTGATAGCCGGTTATTATTTGTATAAATACTGATTGGATTATTATACAATAACTATGATATTTGTGGAGGGTTATACGGACCAACTCCCTTCTTCTGATTGATTATTCCAACAGTTGTGGTAACATGAAAAAGATAAACAACCGACCACTTCAGTTATTCTTTTCCCTAAGTTGCCTCTTCGTTCTCTTTTTTTTAATACCCCCGTTTGTATTTGCTGACGCACCGAACGATGTATTCTTGTTTAAAAAGCTTGCGTTGCTGAATACTGATGATCGTACAGGAAAAGACTACGGCGAGAAAATTGAAAAAATCGTCAGAGACGAGCTTGAGCAGATGCTGAGGTTCGATATCATTCCGCAGGATAAAGTTCGTGTTCAACACCCGCTCTCGCAGCAATCGTTAGGCACGATCAACAAAATATTGCAGGCTGACGGGTTTATCGTTGGCCGGGTTGATCTTTCCAATGAAATGATAAACATCTCTCTTGAGATCCTTGATAAGAGGGGGGAGATGTTTGCTCTGGAACTACTGGCCGTTAATGAGCTGGCATCTCTGGCTGATTTGGAGGAAAACGTTCGCGAACTAGTTGTGAAATTGATCCGGCGAATACCTTATAAGGCAGTCATCACACAGGTTAAAAATGGAGTAGTGACCTTTGATGCGGGCCTCAAACATGGGGTTGAGACAGGATCGAAAGTGTCCCTCTTTGAGATCATCGGGGTGAAACGGCATCCTTATACCGACGAGATTATCTCATTCAAGCGGAAAGACCTGGGAGTAATTCAGGTTACACAGGTGGAGGATCTATCAGCAACCGGAAAGATTATCAGTAGTAAAAAGGGGGCTAAGATCAAAGCTGGCAGTAAGGCGGATTTTATCCCATCCGAGAAATTTATCCTTGAAAGTCATATAGAGAAGAATGAGTTGTTGGCCGAAAAAAAGCTGTCGCCTGAATTGCTCAACACCGGAGAACAGAGGTTGACCAAAGAACCTCCGGGACGGCCCCGGGGATCACTGGCAGTAAGCGCCGGTCTCCTCCTTAATGACTATAAAATCAGCTCAAATCAGTTCAACTTCAGGCGTGATACGTCACCAGTCACATCAGTCACCATGGCTGGAGAGTACTGGGTTCTTGCACCACTGGGGGCAGATGTCTCTTACTCAGCTTCCTGGATTTATTTCAAACAGACTGGCAGCGTTCCTAAGACGGATGCATCGCTTTCATGGCTGACAGCCCATCTCAAGTATCGCCATTTCTTTTCAAGCGATCGTTTGAGTCCGGAGATAGTCGGGTCTGTAGGCTACCACATCTATGATTTCGAGGTAGACAAAAGCGATTCTAAATATTTCAACAATATCAAATACAGCGGAATAGACATAGCATTGACTGCGAGTTATCCTATGACATCAAAAATGAAAGGGGTCGTAAACGTCGGATACCTGCCATCTCTCGATATAGAGGAAGACCCGGTGACCAGTGGAACAAACCCGCATGCCTATGGATATTATTTCGGTCTGGCAGAACACTTTAACGTGTCTGACAAGACAGCATTAGCGCTGCGATATTATTATCTGGCATACCATGCAAAGTTCAGCGGAGACGGAACAAGGGGTGCCGGAACAACCGATACTGAAATTCGAGACCTTTGTCAGGGAATTAATTTAAGCCTTATTTACGAGTGGTAATTGAAGGTGATCTATGGATCTTAAGCGCCTCACTGTATACCTTACTCCTGGGAAGATTCAGCTCTTTTGATGCCTTGCCAACCGCATCCTTGAGACTGAGCCCTTCCTTCTGCATCATCCTTTTCAGACAGCCAGTCAAGTCTGCAACGTCAAAAGCAGTTTCTTCATGCGCTCCTTCTATTATTATAGTGATCTCACCCTTCAAGACTCTTCCCCTGATCTTTTCCATGACATTTATTACCCTGCCTCTAATGACCTCTTCAAACATCTTGGTAAGCTCTCTTGTAAGTACTACACGCCTGTTACCCAGAATCTCTGCAATGTCTTCAAGTGATGAAGATACCCGCCGGGGTGTATCAAACATAATAATGGTACGTCGTTCTGAGCAAATCTCCCTGAACCTTTTCTGACGTGCCGCCTTTTTGGCAGGCAGAAAGCCTTCGAAGACAAAGGCATCTGTCGGAAGCCCTGAGATTGACAGGGCTGCAATAGACGCAGTGGGACCAGGGACTGGTGTTATCCTTATATTATCATCTATCGCCCTGTTTATAAGGTAATATCCGGGATCAGAAATACCGGGGGTCCCTGCATCAGAAACCAGTGCAATATCAAGGCCCTCTTTTAATTTGGCAATAAGGATTGCAGACTTTTCTTCTTTATTGTGATCATGATAACTGGTCTGCGGGGTATGTATATCATAGTGGTGAAGCAATCTCTGCGTGTGACGGGTATCTTCTGCAGCAATTATCCGGACACTCCCAAGGACCTTCAATGCCCTCAGAGTAATATCCTCAAGATTACCTATTGGAGTACTGACGATGTAGAGGGTTCCTGACGCAGGTTTATCAGTCATCTAACTGAATTATTCAACCTCACTCTTATCCAGGACAGCAATATATGGCAGGTTACGATATTTGTCCTTATAATCGAGGCCATAACCGATTATGAATTTATTTGGAATAGTAAACCCAAGATATTCGATTGGAACTTTATGCTTTCTTCTTTCAGACTTATCAAGAAGGACGCACAATTTTAACGACTCAGGTTTTTTTGTCTTAAGGGTCTGATATATATAATCCAGGGTCAATCCTGAATCAATAATATCTTCAACAAGAAGTACGTCTTTTCCTTCAATAGAAACTGATAATTCCTGAATGATATTTACTGAACCGCTGGATACAGACCGGTCTCTATAACTTGACACCATCATGAAATCAACCATTACTGGTAAATGAACATTTCTAACCAGATCGGCAAAAAAGGTGTAGGCCCCCTTTAGTAAACAGATCAGCAGCACGTCTTTGCCGTCATAATCAGCGGTGATTTGCGCCCCAAGCTCTTTCACTCTCTTTTCTATCGCCTTCTGTGTAATGAGAGGTTTACCAAAAATGCGTTCCATGCCTTCCATCCTTTCTGTTTAAAACTTACATTTCACTCTATGCCGCAATTTTTTCGGCCCTGACTTCCAGTACCTTTTCCGTTGCCTGCGTCACCCCGAATCTTTCATCCATCCTGTATCCGGCAACCCACATGATACCTTCGGGTGAAGTAAGTATCGGTATCCTCTCTTTGTCTTTTCGGGATATTTTTAAATCAATAAAATATTCTTTTATCTTTTTTCTCTTTCCCCCCATTCCCTGCGGGCAAAAGAAATCACCTTCTCTGCGGTTTCTGACAATCAAGGGTTCCGTAAATTTATTAATATCAAAATATGCAGTATCTCTGCCGGTCTCTGCCTTATCCTGCGTACCTCTCTTCGGAAAAAGAGACGATCGTATTGTAGTGTTAATTTTTATACCGGCCTCATGCACTATAGTATCTCCGGGAATTCTTACTGTTAAAGCATATTGTGGAGTTGATATAACCGATGACTGTAAATATATGCTGAATAAATCTCCTCTTCTCTCAGCCACTACTCCGGCAGGTAAATTAATTTCCCCCGACCTGTTATGATACAACAGTGAAAGGGCCTCTTCAACATGCTGAAAGGATAATGCAATACCCTCTGACCCCTTAAGAAATTCTACGGCACATCTCACCAATCTTCTTTTTACCGGTTTTTCACAAGCGTTAAACCTCTTGACATCAAACTGTATAATACCATCTGCCTGATTTTTTACTACATCCCGGAACATTGTCTTAACATAATTCTCAAGAAATATGTCCTCATCCCTTAATACATTTAAACTCCTTATGATTGTATTCATGATATTAGGATTATATTCCTTTGCAAGATAAGGTATGAGTTCCAAGCGGATCTTGTTTCTAAGATAAACCGGGCTCAGGTTAGAGGAGTCAATCCTGCAACGTATATTATAAGAGGATAGGTACTCACTGATCTCTTTCCGAAGGACCCCGATAAGGGGCCTTATGATCATCCCCCTGACAGGCGGGATACCGGAAAGACCATGAGACCCTGAGCCCCTGAGGAGCCTCATGAGGAATGTCTCAGCCTGGTCATCCGCAGTATGACCAAGGGCTATCCTGTCTGCCCCGGTCTTATCAGATGCGGAACTGAGGAATCTGTAACGCACCTCTCGTGCAGCCTCCTGTTTTGATATACGCTCTGCCCTGGCATAGGCAGGGATATCCGAATATTCTGCAATAACCGGTATGCCAAGCGAATCTCCCATATCCTGAACAAACCTGGCATCGTCCTCCGCCTCTTCACCCCGGAATCCATGATTCAGATGAGCAATATTAAGGGAGAGGTTATTTTCATCCTGTAATTCCTTTAATACATGGAGGAGACAGACCGAGTCAGGACCTGAGGAGACGGCTACAAGCACGTTATCGCCGTATTCAAGCATTTTGAAGTGCTTAATCGTTTCCCGGACTTTTTTTATCAGGGCATTCTCATTGCTCATTGCTTCTTCATTCTCATTGCTTCTTCTATCAACACTTCCTTTGCCCTTATAACATCATCCTTTATCTGTTGTATTAACTCTTCCTCGTTATCAAATTTCTTTTCATCCCTGATTAATTTAACAAACTGAACCGTCAGGTGCTCGTGGTATAGTTCTCCGTTGAAGTCAAAGAGAAATACCTCTATGCCAATCTTTTCTCCGGCAAATGTCGGCTGATTTCCTATGTAACATGCACCGTCTAAAACAACGTGCCCCCGTAAGACCCTGACTGCATAAATTCCGTTTTTTGGAATCGCCTCATAAACAGTATAGATGTTTGCCGTAGGGTAGCCTAATACCACCCCGCGGTGATGACCAGGCATAACTACGCCATTTATTGAATAGTCTCTCCCCAGAAGACCTGCTGCCATGTCAACCTCACCTTTAGAGAGGTGCTCCCTAATCCTTGAACTGCTGACCCTGTTCCCGCCGATTTCAACAGGGTCTACCACTTCGACTTCAAAGCCCAGCATCTTTCCCTTTTGACGCAGATAGTTAATATCCCCTGTCTGACCTTTTCCAAACCTGTAGTTTGCCCCGACAATAATGACCCTTGCACCGATCTTATTGCAGAGAATCTCCTCTGCAAATTCATCAGGAGATTTTCCGGCAAATTCAGGAGTAAACTCAATACAGATTACAACATTGATACCATACGACTGAAAAAGTTCTATCTTTTCCTGAAGGGATATTAATTGACACGGCGCCTTGTCCGGTCTTAACACCTTTGCGGGGTGAGGCTCAAAAGTAATAACAACGCTGACGGCATTTATCTCATCGGCGCGCTTGATTACCCTTTTCAGGAGTTCCTGATGCCCAAGATGAACCCCGTCAAAGTTTCCTATTGTCACGACCGTATTGTCGAGACCATTAGGAATAGCGGCAATACCCCTGATAATATTCAATTAATTATTTATCCTCCCGTAATACA
The window above is part of the Nitrospirota bacterium genome. Proteins encoded here:
- the rsmI gene encoding 16S rRNA (cytidine(1402)-2'-O)-methyltransferase gives rise to the protein MTDKPASGTLYIVSTPIGNLEDITLRALKVLGSVRIIAAEDTRHTQRLLHHYDIHTPQTSYHDHNKEEKSAILIAKLKEGLDIALVSDAGTPGISDPGYYLINRAIDDNIRITPVPGPTASIAALSISGLPTDAFVFEGFLPAKKAARQKRFREICSERRTIIMFDTPRRVSSSLEDIAEILGNRRVVLTRELTKMFEEVIRGRVINVMEKIRGRVLKGEITIIIEGAHEETAFDVADLTGCLKRMMQKEGLSLKDAVGKASKELNLPRSKVYSEALKIHRSPSITTRK
- a CDS encoding EAL domain-containing protein, which codes for MKFKLSLKYSWYGLIGLVGLLPALIILVLVVLKLYSTFLENALLKERHFNDAAAIQVGNEVSRLISVLSHESDSIESALERDRDKNLLNEQLRSIMRRAEAINSLLILGIDGKIVASFDRFRSDRFIDNYEWLLSNDLVPDKLSPTFVIPMHGRTYIGPTTNYAGLQLFDIAVPVGPLEQPTAMLLAKVDATTLWHTLEPRLTRPGIITYLVDRRGSILTSHRDSRYEVGHLATNLDIIRALLSNSDWDVEKTYQGLSGNRVFGTVSTIKIVNWGVISEIPQQQITKHIYNILIRITAITVGFLSIFTFLGLALVKRIINPIELLSSDFKRPGNRDYSPSQAVSSIKELQSLADGFNRMVTDIKKNEQLLHKFSLAVEQSPNSVVITDTDGIIEYVNPKFTRLTGYTSKEVNGQSPNILKSGIHKPEYYKQLWDTITSGKVWRGEFYNKKKNGEFYWESASISPLTNEKGVITHFIAVKEDISERKKSEETILKMAYHDQLTGLPNRVLLIDRLNHLLAQGRRSKRLAAILFLDLDNFKHINDSFGHAEGDNLLKEVSERLNKHTRSCDTLARHGGDEFIILIDDLKKVDNITQVVERIFSEFNKPFVLNGQVCFVTTSIGISIYPDDGEDVSTLLKNADIAMYRAKEEGKNTYQLYEPAMTERTIEIVKMKSMLHMAIENREFILHYQPQVNISTGNIIGLEALVRWQNPERGLISPGNFIPLAEDTGLIVPIGEWVLHSACVQNKFWQDKCLKPVKVAVNLSIRQLVQKDFVGTVKRILKDTRLDPGYLELEVTESAVMEDIESNIEILHELKSLGIRISIDDFGTGYSSFEYLKRMPIDMLKIGMPFVRDIINNPDDAAIATSIIQVAHIMNLEVMAEGVETIEQFRLLGTLLCDNVQGFLVSKPLPSSKGIEEFLIKEWRFFDSRLLFV
- the hpt gene encoding hypoxanthine phosphoribosyltransferase, whose translation is MERIFGKPLITQKAIEKRVKELGAQITADYDGKDVLLICLLKGAYTFFADLVRNVHLPVMVDFMMVSSYRDRSVSSGSVNIIQELSVSIEGKDVLLVEDIIDSGLTLDYIYQTLKTKKPESLKLCVLLDKSERRKHKVPIEYLGFTIPNKFIIGYGLDYKDKYRNLPYIAVLDKSEVE
- the tilS gene encoding tRNA lysidine(34) synthetase TilS encodes the protein MSNENALIKKVRETIKHFKMLEYGDNVLVAVSSGPDSVCLLHVLKELQDENNLSLNIAHLNHGFRGEEAEDDARFVQDMGDSLGIPVIAEYSDIPAYARAERISKQEAAREVRYRFLSSASDKTGADRIALGHTADDQAETFLMRLLRGSGSHGLSGIPPVRGMIIRPLIGVLRKEISEYLSSYNIRCRIDSSNLSPVYLRNKIRLELIPYLAKEYNPNIMNTIIRSLNVLRDEDIFLENYVKTMFRDVVKNQADGIIQFDVKRFNACEKPVKRRLVRCAVEFLKGSEGIALSFQHVEEALSLLYHNRSGEINLPAGVVAERRGDLFSIYLQSSVISTPQYALTVRIPGDTIVHEAGIKINTTIRSSLFPKRGTQDKAETGRDTAYFDINKFTEPLIVRNRREGDFFCPQGMGGKRKKIKEYFIDLKISRKDKERIPILTSPEGIMWVAGYRMDERFGVTQATEKVLEVRAEKIAA
- a CDS encoding bifunctional riboflavin kinase/FAD synthetase — its product is MNIIRGIAAIPNGLDNTVVTIGNFDGVHLGHQELLKRVIKRADEINAVSVVITFEPHPAKVLRPDKAPCQLISLQEKIELFQSYGINVVICIEFTPEFAGKSPDEFAEEILCNKIGARVIIVGANYRFGKGQTGDINYLRQKGKMLGFEVEVVDPVEIGGNRVSSSRIREHLSKGEVDMAAGLLGRDYSINGVVMPGHHRGVVLGYPTANIYTVYEAIPKNGIYAVRVLRGHVVLDGACYIGNQPTFAGEKIGIEVFLFDFNGELYHEHLTVQFVKLIRDEKKFDNEEELIQQIKDDVIRAKEVLIEEAMRMKKQ